The following coding sequences are from one Negativicoccus succinicivorans window:
- the pyrF gene encoding orotidine-5'-phosphate decarboxylase yields the protein MSRSRLITALDVKSPAEMKTLVDTLGESVSFYKVGMELFYSAGTLPLDYLKTHKKHVFLDLKLHDIPNTVAQAVAALTRLGADLLSVHTQGGREMMQAAARSAQTTAAELGIERPRLVGITALTSFSETGWEEIGGTVPIVTHVEKLALLAKESGLDGVVCSPQEAARLRALLGPDFLLVTPGVRPAFASPDDQERIMTPKDALTAGSSYLVIGRPITKADDPKAAAQAIIAEMEESK from the coding sequence ATGAGCAGATCGCGTTTGATTACCGCTTTAGACGTGAAGTCGCCGGCGGAGATGAAGACACTTGTCGATACGTTGGGCGAGTCGGTATCTTTTTATAAAGTCGGGATGGAACTTTTCTACAGTGCGGGAACCTTGCCTCTGGATTACTTAAAAACGCATAAAAAACATGTATTTTTGGATTTAAAACTACATGATATACCGAATACTGTCGCGCAAGCGGTGGCGGCGTTAACGCGCTTAGGAGCGGATTTACTGAGCGTGCATACGCAGGGCGGCCGTGAAATGATGCAGGCGGCGGCGCGTTCTGCTCAAACAACGGCGGCGGAACTCGGTATCGAACGCCCGCGTCTGGTGGGCATTACGGCCTTGACGAGTTTTTCCGAAACCGGGTGGGAAGAAATCGGCGGCACAGTACCGATTGTTACGCATGTGGAAAAACTCGCGTTATTGGCGAAAGAATCGGGACTCGACGGCGTCGTTTGCTCGCCGCAGGAAGCGGCCCGTTTACGCGCTTTACTCGGACCGGATTTTCTGTTGGTGACACCGGGCGTTCGTCCCGCGTTTGCGTCGCCGGATGATCAGGAACGCATTATGACACCGAAAGATGCGCTGACGGCCGGTTCTTCGTACCTGGTCATCGGCCGACCGATTACGAAAGCGGATGATCCCAAAGCGGCGGCGCAAGCGATTATTGCCGAGATGGAGGAAAGCAAATGA
- a CDS encoding divergent polysaccharide deacetylase family protein, which yields MAQQRKRRRPDGRSHPKGSFTQRRRGFSLWGILLFIVVACGAWWYFGMQDSNQVVGEKAKPLPQKPKVTQSIADYRPAIDNLAARLVTKLEAEGAKVEGETPVKKEVKWEETGGRIRWSARNLIVTPSRSLDLPKLIEALPDTAGKITLSAAHEDTWHEDSVERYDVTLKDRPKQDEITMIIAHLYVYPVKETQAAGTAKQPADAPPKTPKVTPRAGGTAKLAILIDDAGTDLESQAVYASIGRPFSLAVMPNMAHTGAAVAQAAEQGFEIMLHLPMEPVSGSGMEAGTLLTTMSVTDIADRTKAALAQVPGAVGVNNHQGSKFTATRGAMLPVLQILRDRGLFYVDSATSADSIGSSLAGEMGIATRRNELFIDNDSSVAAICERLRQAAAMAQRDGSALVIGHCRPNTAEAVRQMVPELEAQGIELVYVSQLVG from the coding sequence ATGGCACAACAAAGAAAAAGACGTCGGCCCGATGGCAGAAGTCATCCGAAGGGATCGTTTACCCAGCGTCGTCGCGGGTTTTCCCTGTGGGGGATATTGCTGTTTATTGTCGTCGCTTGCGGAGCGTGGTGGTATTTCGGCATGCAGGACTCGAATCAGGTCGTCGGGGAAAAGGCGAAACCGTTGCCGCAAAAACCGAAAGTCACGCAAAGTATTGCCGATTATCGTCCGGCTATCGACAATTTGGCGGCACGTCTGGTGACAAAATTGGAAGCCGAAGGCGCGAAAGTGGAAGGGGAAACGCCGGTCAAAAAAGAAGTGAAATGGGAAGAAACCGGCGGTCGTATTCGCTGGTCGGCGCGCAACCTGATCGTCACGCCGAGCCGATCGCTGGATTTGCCGAAACTGATCGAAGCCTTGCCCGATACGGCAGGGAAAATAACGCTCAGCGCAGCGCACGAAGATACCTGGCATGAAGACTCCGTCGAACGGTATGACGTGACGTTGAAAGACCGTCCGAAACAGGACGAAATCACGATGATTATCGCGCATTTATATGTGTACCCGGTCAAAGAGACACAGGCCGCAGGAACAGCCAAACAGCCGGCCGACGCGCCGCCGAAAACGCCGAAAGTAACGCCGCGCGCCGGCGGAACGGCTAAACTCGCTATCCTGATTGACGATGCGGGCACGGATCTGGAGTCGCAGGCGGTATACGCTTCCATCGGACGACCGTTTTCGCTGGCTGTGATGCCGAATATGGCGCATACAGGCGCGGCGGTAGCGCAAGCGGCGGAGCAGGGTTTTGAAATCATGTTGCATCTGCCGATGGAGCCTGTTTCCGGCAGCGGTATGGAAGCGGGCACGCTGTTGACCACGATGTCGGTAACGGATATTGCCGACCGTACCAAAGCGGCGCTGGCGCAAGTACCGGGAGCGGTTGGAGTCAACAACCACCAAGGATCGAAGTTTACCGCAACGCGCGGCGCTATGTTACCCGTATTGCAAATTCTCAGAGATCGCGGTCTCTTTTATGTCGACAGCGCCACCTCGGCCGATTCGATCGGCAGTTCGTTGGCGGGTGAAATGGGGATCGCGACCCGCAGAAACGAATTATTTATCGATAATGACAGCAGCGTCGCGGCCATTTGTGAACGTTTGCGGCAAGCGGCCGCCATGGCGCAACGCGACGGATCGGCGCTGGTAATCGGACACTGCCGCCCGAATACGGCGGAAGCGGTGCGTCAAATGGTGCCGGAACTGGAAGCGCAAGGCATTGAATTGGTTTATGTTTCGCAATTGGTAGGGTAA
- the pyrE gene encoding orotate phosphoribosyltransferase — protein MNEQEVRQLLVETKAILEGHFLLTSGLHSPLYVEKFNVLQQPKYTEALCKELAARFADQKVDTVLGPMTGGILLAHEVGKALGTRAIFTERENGKMTLRRGFKLSPGERVLIVEDIVTTGGSVREVIDVVKAANADIVGVGLLVDRSGGRADFGVPNEKVQALLKLDVQTYAPEDCPLCQEGTPLTERGSKHLKA, from the coding sequence ATGAACGAACAGGAAGTACGTCAATTATTAGTGGAAACAAAAGCCATTTTGGAAGGGCATTTCTTACTGACATCGGGATTGCACAGCCCGCTGTATGTCGAAAAGTTTAACGTGCTGCAACAACCCAAGTATACGGAAGCGCTGTGCAAAGAACTCGCGGCGCGGTTTGCGGACCAAAAAGTAGATACCGTCTTGGGGCCGATGACGGGCGGTATTTTGCTCGCGCATGAAGTCGGTAAAGCGCTCGGCACGCGCGCGATTTTCACGGAACGCGAAAACGGCAAGATGACGTTGCGTCGCGGTTTCAAGCTCTCGCCGGGGGAACGAGTATTGATTGTCGAAGATATTGTGACGACCGGAGGCTCAGTGCGCGAAGTCATTGACGTGGTCAAGGCGGCGAACGCGGACATTGTCGGCGTGGGTTTGCTGGTCGATCGGTCGGGCGGTCGCGCGGATTTCGGTGTGCCGAATGAAAAGGTCCAGGCACTTTTAAAACTTGACGTGCAGACGTACGCGCCGGAAGATTGCCCGCTTTGCCAAGAAGGAACACCGCTGACGGAACGCGGCAGCAAACATTTAAAAGCGTAA